The genomic stretch TTAGGATTACCTAAATTATTACACCGATGGTCGATAAAATCAAtagtacaattattattttatctatgCTATTAAATAATTGATTTGGATAAATTGAATTTGCTCCATTAACACATTCATAGAGAAGACACGTACCTACTATGCAAATCGACTTATCATGAATCGAGATGATTTTGAATGAGGGTTGCATATCTGATATCTTCTAGCACCCTCCCTATGGATTGTGACATATTCGTGttgttgtttcttttttccCCTCGTTACAAGTATTTCATAATTAGCTTCGCCAAATACACTCCGCTGTATAATGATGCTTTTCATGAATAATTGTTTCTTAGAAGGAATgtttttcagttaattagttaCGGTTGCTTTGTATACGCAACTAAAACTATGACTCATCTGCCAATAGTGATCCTGGATTAAGAACATCCTTATCAATAGAGTTTTTTCACgagtttttgagaagttttttttttaagtgtgattaggaaagcgAAAATAAGAGgggatgaaaaaaaataaaacaaatatgatattaaaaaaataataaaaaaaaaattagatgtgTCAGGCGCACCTGACGCGTCCACCGAGTGCTGTTGTGGCACAGTTATGGATCCATTTGTAGAGAGCTTACTGTTCCAAAAACTAGTTTCGCAGAGGTACCAATTTCACTCTCTCCTGCCATGTTGGATCAATTTTAACATAAACCAAATAATATCCACAGTTGTGGATGCTCTCGTTAAAGTATGCAATTATGACAATAACCTTAGCATAGTTGGTTACTCGTGTGACTTAAAGGTCATGACAGGAGGCGCCAATGTGAGAATCACATGTAGAGGTGTTGAAACGAGGCGGCGGGGCATATGGCGAGTGCGGGCTAAAAAGCTGACAAAATACGGGCCTAATGAAAGCCGTCCCGCCTTAAGCCCTCGGGCCTTGGTGGGGCccgccaaattttaaatattttaaatttaaataaaaattaatataaaaaaatattaaatatttattaaaataactaataaataatcgttttcaaaaaaactaataaataatcaaatatataatgtgaTACTCCCTGTCGACCCGCCAAGCTCGCGGGTTAGGCAATGGCGGGCTTTACGGGCCCAAAATATCAAAGCCCGCCCTGCCCTTTTCGCGGGGCATGACGGGCTAACTCGATGGgttaagcccgttttgacggctttAATCACATGAAGACGATACTTTTTTCATTGGGTTGATTACTAACAAAGTTGtgatcatttaatttttaaaaaaatttataaataaaatcattgtcCATGTATCTAATGAGATTTCAAAGGTGTTGTTGATGGATTTGGtcatgtaataataatactatgatCAAATGGGATGTTTAAGAAAAACTAAAAGTAGATTGTGAGAtatgactaaaaatgatattaattctaatttaaatTTGTATAGTGTATTTAGTTAAAGTTATATAACATTATGTAGGTAATTTGAgtatgatgttctcatatcatattatttggtttaaattatgcaattactCAATActtttagtattatattattgctACGTACAATTTGAATATAAGGGTTTCTTTGGAAACTTggagaaatcattttctaggTTTTCAGCTAGAAGGAAAAAATggaagtcaatgaaaaatatggATATGGTCAATGAAAAATTGAGGTGATTTTCCaaaaatgacttcccatttTTTTGtgggaaagtcattttccgtttGCAGCAGTAAAACATCCGATCATTCCCGCCGCCACCATCATCACCAACCACCACTTGCTACCCCACCATTCACCTCTACCATCAACACCCCTCACCACCATCCACTACCAACACccctcaccccccccccccccatcgccaccaccaccaccaccccaccACCCACCACCACTCACTACTGCATTAcccacccaccaccaccaccattatatattttaaatagggaaaatggcatatttagtccctgagttataggggtagtgtagactcagtccctaagttatggctatatgcgagtttagtccctcagttattcacaaagtggcgagtttagtccctggacattaaatttgacgaaaaaattaaaaaatattcaaaatttgaggggtaaaataggaaattcacattttattattattcttatatcaaaaccacttttacaacattatttttcacttcttagcctaattattttcaatatttttcatttttaaaaacattttaataactttcaaatgacttgttaggaacgtgactctcgtataacacatttaaaacttagcacaaataaagaaatgcatgatcattgtatttaggtgtatgaaacacactgtcctaacaagtttttatttttttactaagtaacaaatgtaataaaattaaacttttgagataggatagtgtgtaaaaaaatctcaaaagttttaattgtattacatttgttgcttagtaaaaaaaataaaaacttgttaggatagtgtgtttcatacacctaaatacaatgatcatgcatttctttatttgtgctaggttttaagtgtgttatacgagagtcaggttactaataagtcatttgaaagttattaaaatgcttttaaaaatgaaaaatcttgaaaataattaggctaagaagtgaaaaaataatgctgtaaaagtggttttgatataagaataataataaaatgtgaatttcctattttacccctcaaattttgaatattttttaattttttcgtcaaatttaatgtccagggactaaactcgccactttgtgaataactgagggactaaactcgcatacagccataacttagggactgagtctacactacccctataactcagggactaaagatgccattttcccttttaaatatttaaaattataaataattatgctcatttttcagaaaatgaaccaaacacactaagACAGTTTtatagaatgcaaccaaacgtataaaaggaaaatgttttatggaaatgagtcattttttataaaacatttttcagaaatcattttctaactttctaaacacaccctaatattGGAAGTATTCATCCTAAAAATTTCCATCTTGGGTGTgatacaatttaattaaattatttaatatttaattaaaagtatcTGAATCAGTCcattcataatatttaataaatataaatcacATCATAGAgtgaaaatgttaaaaaaaaaaatttaggaggTTTAATACTGAATAGTATTTTCCATAGTATTATTGGGTGCATACGTAGTACTCCTCTCCCATATTAGAGTACCACTGTACCAAACGTGAGCTTAAGGGGTTCTAGATTCTTCGTTTGTTGCCGTGTGATATGGTCGGTGGTCATCCAATCTAGACCGTTGATTTATCCACCATATAACCACGCCTTCGTCCCAACCCTAACCCTCTTTGGTTCTCACACTGAAAGGGCAAAGCTCCGAAGGCCTCTCTCCCCTATTCCCTCTGCGATTCGCATAGGTCAGCTTCTCAGCTTTCTCTCTTTCTATTTTTATGCGCGATTGTACTTGTATGTTTGTTATGTGCCATTGATCGAACTGATTGGTTGATTATACTTGcagattttatttgattttgtgaAAGCGATCTGAGAAGGAGAGGAAGATGTTTTCGAGAGCACCGAAGAAGAGCGATAACACCAAGTACTATGAGATCTTGGGAGTTCCTAAGGAAGCTTCCCAAGATGATCTCAAGAAGGCCTACCGTAAAGCCGCCATTAAGAACCACCCCGATAAGGGTGGGGATCCAGAAAAGGTATCGagtttttgtttggttttaaattttttggtttaattagtaatttttatgTTCGTTTGGAgaatcattttcattttcatttcctAGAGCAGTTCGTTCTGGATTTTGGTTGTAGCTTACGTGTCTTGTATGGATCCACTTTCATGCTTTGGAGTTTTTATTGGGTTTTATCCCTTACTCCATAGACCCCTTAAGCTAATCATACTTGATAGGAGCAGTCCAATGTTACAATTTGACCCGAACATACCCAAATTAGGAAACTATATCcacaaattatgtattttgtcAATTCTTGGTAGGCATTAAACAGGTAATATTGGTGCCACTCAGCAAGTAACAAACGTCAGTGTGCAGACAAATAGGAGATCAAGGTGTTACATTTCTTACAATTTTCTTTCTATCCCTGCCTCTCTGAACCAACCATTTGTTTCATCTCACTAGATAGAAAGTACAaaggtttatttattttttctcatttttgtgaCCTGCTTGACTTCACAGCTTTCATTGTTTTGTGAGTTAAGAACGTTCACATTTTGGTGGCTGACCAATTTAAAATTCACATTCCTCATGTTTCATTAAAAGCAGCTTCTTTGATGTCTAATTGAACTTTCTCCTAATGCCAGTCTAGTTGTTAGCTCTATTTATTGGCTccaatacaaaaattatgttgtTGCTCCTGTATGAGTTCTTAAGCTCAACGAGTCATTGTGAAAGTCTTACTTGACCATCATATCAATTACCTGTAATGTAGTCACATAAGTGCATTATTGAAGAGTCTGAGTGGGCATAATTTGGGATCATTTCTGCAGAAGCCTTTATATATTTGCTTTTCAATGAAACTGAAAATTTTGAATGGAAAATTGTTGTAAACTTATTAGTGGAGTATTGAGTGGTTATACTTGTTTCTTGCAGTTCAAGGAGCTTGCTCAAGCTTATGAGGTTCTGAGTGACCCTGAGAAGCGTGAGATTTATGATCAGTATGGTGAAGAAGCCCTCAAGGAAGGAATGGGCAGTGGAGGTGGTATGCATGACCCATTTGACATTTTCCAATCATTCTTCGGAGGCAGTCCATTTGGTGGTATGTCctgtattttaatatttcactaATACTGCCTTGTGATCTACTTGCACTTTCTGCAATATTCAGTATATCTGAATAAACTAATGTATATTTCCTTCAACTTATTTTGGTTCCAGGTGGTGGGAGCAGCAGAGGCCGTAGGCAACGAAGGGGAGAGGATGTTGTTCACCCTCTTAAAGTTTCTTTGGAAGACCTTTACAATGGGACATCAAAGAAGCTTTCTCTGTCCCGCAATGTTCTATGTGTGAAGTGCAAGGGGTAAATGTTTCATCCAATCTTGTTTAGGTAtatgtgtttatgttatttaGTTATCTTATCTAGTAATCTGCTCTGTCCTTTCAGGAAAGGGTCTAAATCAGGTGCTTCAATGAAATGTTCTGGTTGTCAAGGGTCTGGGATGAAAGTTTCTATCAGACACCTAGGCCCATCTATGATTCAGCAGATGCAGCACCCTTGCAATGAGTGTAAGGGTACTGGTGAGACTATTAATGACAAAGACAGGTGCCCTCAATGCAAGGGAGAGAAGGTAGTGCAGGAGAAGAAGGTTTTGGAAGTTCATGTGGAGAAGGGAATGCAGAATGGTCAAAAGATTACATTCCCTGGAGAGGCTGATGAAGCTGTAAGTACATTTGCATAGttgtatttcattattttttgtaatatataaCTTGTCACTGATATCTGAAAGGATTTTTTGTTCAGCCTGATACTGTCACTGGAGATATAGTGTTTATCTTGCAACAGAAGGAGCACCTAAAGTTCAAGCGAAAGGGAGATGACCTCTTTTTTGAGCACACATTGACCCTAACTGAGGCCCTTTGTGGTTTCCAATATATCTTAACACACCTAGATAATAGGCAGCTCCTCATTAAGTCACAACCTGGAGAAGTTGTTAAGCCTGGTAAGTCCTCCTACCTAGTAAGGAATGGTTTCTGATTGCTGTGTTTTATGAAGAAGTGGACTTTATATAACAAGAAATGTTGCCATTGGATTTTCACCTTCCTGTgttgtatatttttttagtatgatTTCAATGGGCTCTATATTGGGTTGCTTATCCTTGTTAGAGTTTATGTTCTTGTAACTGTCTTTTGATGGTTCTGATATCTATGTTGCAGATCAATTTAAGGCAATAAATGATGAAGGCATGCCGATGTACCAGAAGCCATTTATGAGAGGGAAGCTTTATATCCACTTCACTGTTGATTTCCCTGAATCATTGTCTCCTGACCAATGCAAAGCTCTCGAGGGTGTGCTGCCCCCAAGGCCTTCAAAGCAAATTACTGATATGGAATTGGATGAGTGTGAGGAGACCACTCTGCATGATGTAAACATTGAAGAAGAGATGCGCAGGAAGCAGCAGCAGCAAGCACAGGAGGCATacgatgaagatgaagatatgCCTGGTGGGGCGCAGAGGGTGCAGTGCGCACAGCAATGATTTGGTAATATTTTAATAGGAACGCCGTAGTCCATAAGTGTTCTAGTGCCACCATTTGCTCAGGGGTTCAAATAGGATCAGTTGAGTTGATGGTGACCTCTAGAAATTTGTCATGTGCTATAGGATTTAGATTTATAGTTTTGATGGTTTGGCAAATTTCATCCGCAGCACAAACTGATAATGTAAGAcacatttattgttttaattttttcttttcaagaGTGCCTAAAAGTTGCAATTTGCATTGATGTGTGCCTCAACAATGTTATCTgcagatttatttatttatccacATTTTGTTGAAATGTTGACAGTTCATGTGGAGTATTATTTTACCCTTTGATTTTGCTTGATTGATAATAGATAATTAAtgtaaaaattgtcaaatattaATGAACTAGAAGTTTGATCTTCAATGTATCCTTGGGATCTTGGATGAAGGTATTAACTCAGGTAGTCAGTCTCACAGATACAAATTCATATGACCCTTTGTACATTCCACAGAGgctgttttatttatttataaattaatgatGCAAAATTGTTGACATAATATGCATGGCTATACTTAAATAGGTTGGATTTACATTCATTATATTTGCATTAGGTTTAAGTCAACAGAGTTAAATGCTTCATTAGCTATTAACACCAAATCTTACCTCCACCGGTTTGTTCTGCCGTTTAGCTCTATCTTCCCTGCTTTTGGAGTATGACTTTTCACTTGGCATACCCCCCACGAGCGCATgttaaactaaatattaaagTAAATCACTCATCTTTTTTTGGGTGTCTAGGAAAAAAATTGCACTTACAAATTTTGGTCTAATTGTTAGGTATGAGAATTATGTTCCAATCACAGAAAATTCTACACGGGTTTAACCAAGAAAATGTTAGTTGTTAAATATTATTCATCTTTCATAAAATGACAAGTGGAAGTTGATGACTGAACCAATGAAAGATGCAAACTGGCAAGTTTCAACTTTAGAGATTCTTTGTTCTTTATGAGTTGCTTGAGGTTTCTGTCTCTACTTTAATACTTTgatttgtttataaattataataataataatattattattatatataataacgcTCCTACAGGGCCCTATACATTACCTTCCTAGCTAAATGACTACCCTGATACCATCTTCTACCCTTCTACTTTATTATATCAACTTCAATAGTTCAATATAATCCATTTCCCTTTCACCATACCTCCAAACCCAAACCCATCATCTTTTCTCCACGTTTTCCCAGAAAACTCCAAAACACAGACATGACGGGTAACACCACAATGGTGGCCGCTGATTCCGGGGATGATTCAGGAGAGCAGGAGAATCCCGGCGGTTTTGGGTACAGCATTGGCTTCTCCATAGGAATCCTTTTAATCCTCGTAGTCGTCACTTATTTCTCCTACGTTTGCGTTAAAACTCGCCCCGGAAACGCCTCGCGTAGACGCGCCGTCACGGCGGCGGAGGATGACGATGAGGAGCGGATGAGCAGGCGGCGGCTCGGCCTCGACGAAGCTACGTTGGAGAGCTACCCGAAGCTTGTGTACTCGCAGGCGAAACAGCATGAAGGGGATTCCGCCGTTTCTTCTTCGGGGTGTTCTATCTGCTTAGCAGATTATAAGGACGCTGATATTCTTAGGCTTTTGCCTGATTGTGGCCATCTTTTCCATTCCAAGTGCGTTGACCCTTGGCTCAGGCTTCGCCCTACTTGCCCCATTTGTCGAAACTCCCCCCTCCCATCTCCCCTCCCCTCTCCTCTCGTAAGGTAAGCACAGTTCATCTGGTTAACAAATCCCGAGATATAATTAAAGATATCACGATCTACCTTCAATTCGTGAGGAAAGCAAGTTCGGGCACAGTTCATCTGGTTAACGAATCTAGAGACATAATTAAAGATATCACGATCTACCTTTTTTTACCAAAGCTTTAGGGTAGGAATTGAGGTTTCTATTTTTTCGTTTGTTTGTTTAAGGTATGTTTGCTATCTGTCCAAGCACAGTTCAACTGGTTAATGAATGTCAAGACATAGTTAAAGATATCATGGTTTATATCTTCTTTATTTAAAGTTGTAGAGTAGGAGTAGAggtttctattttttcttttatttgtttaaggTAAGTTTGTGATTATCAATAGCTTTCCTGATGGTGCTGATCAAGTAGGTAGGTGGGTAGATTAGGattcaagatttttttattttttttattttttttggttttgcatTGTGTATGTATACTCAAGATTGGATTAGTTTAATCCTTCACTTGTCACCATGTGGATAGTTTATTATTGTGAATGCATACAGAAAATGATATGATGATGCTACATGGATAAGTCATGATTAATTCTTTGCCAGAACACAGCTAATTCAATCAACACAAATGATTAGCTTCTTCAAGGAACAATCCTAGCTTTGTCCCTCCTAATTATTTAATGATGATATATCAACTCATATAATgtttggaaaaaataaaaattttggttcCTCAATTATATAGATTGATTATTGATAACTTTTGATCtctaaaataaaacaaaagtggTGTTTTTGGTCCATATTTATCAAAGAAGTACagtaacaaatttataatttaaatttatacgGTTACCCgacattaataatattttttcacTCTAATTGTGATATGCAATTTACTCATTTGAGTGCTAAAAGTATCACATCAGCATCAACCTTTAAGGACAAAAAACAAAGGCATTAATATTCAAGGGATTAAGTCACTATATTCAAAATCGAAGAATAAAAAACACCGTGTTTACTATAATGTAA from Ipomoea triloba cultivar NCNSP0323 chromosome 12, ASM357664v1 encodes the following:
- the LOC115998972 gene encoding dnaJ protein homolog — its product is MFSRAPKKSDNTKYYEILGVPKEASQDDLKKAYRKAAIKNHPDKGGDPEKFKELAQAYEVLSDPEKREIYDQYGEEALKEGMGSGGGMHDPFDIFQSFFGGSPFGGGGSSRGRRQRRGEDVVHPLKVSLEDLYNGTSKKLSLSRNVLCVKCKGKGSKSGASMKCSGCQGSGMKVSIRHLGPSMIQQMQHPCNECKGTGETINDKDRCPQCKGEKVVQEKKVLEVHVEKGMQNGQKITFPGEADEAPDTVTGDIVFILQQKEHLKFKRKGDDLFFEHTLTLTEALCGFQYILTHLDNRQLLIKSQPGEVVKPDQFKAINDEGMPMYQKPFMRGKLYIHFTVDFPESLSPDQCKALEGVLPPRPSKQITDMELDECEETTLHDVNIEEEMRRKQQQQAQEAYDEDEDMPGGAQRVQCAQQ
- the LOC116000477 gene encoding putative RING-H2 finger protein ATL71, with product MTGNTTMVAADSGDDSGEQENPGGFGYSIGFSIGILLILVVVTYFSYVCVKTRPGNASRRRAVTAAEDDDEERMSRRRLGLDEATLESYPKLVYSQAKQHEGDSAVSSSGCSICLADYKDADILRLLPDCGHLFHSKCVDPWLRLRPTCPICRNSPLPSPLPSPLVR